The segment CCACGCGCGCTGGCGTAGTTTTCGATCGTCCGTGGCTAATTCCCACGATTCACCGGCATCATTGGAAATGAACAAGCCACCTTCTTCAGCCTCGATCAGTGCGTAAACGCGATCATGATTGCTGGGTGCCACGGCCAGGCCAATTTTGCCGTAAGGGCCTTTGGGCAGGCCACTGTCATCGTTTTTCGGGCCAAGTTTTGTCCAGGTATCGCCACCATCCGTCGATTTCCAAAGCCCGCTGCCAGGCCCACCACTGATCAAATCCCACGGCTTCCGGCGTGCCTGCCACATTCCAGCATAAAGTACTCTGGGGTTTTTGGGATCGAAACAGACATCGGAAGCACCAGTGTCTTCATTCACAAACAGCACGCGTTCCCAGGTTTTGCCACCGTCCTTGGTGCGATACACTCCACGTTCGGCATTGGGCCCAAAAGCATGGCCCAGTACTGCGGCAAAAGCAACATCACAGTTGGAGGGATGCACTGCCATTTTGCCAATGTGGCCGATCTGTTTCCAGACATGCTTCCAGGTTTTGCCGGCATCGGTGGAACGAAAAACACCTACTCCAGCAGCGACGTTGCCACGAATGTTCGCTTCGCCTGTACCCACGTAAACTACATTAGGATCGCTATCCGCAACGGCAATCGAGCCGATTGATTGAGTCGGCTGATCATCGAAAATGGGCTGAAAAGTCACCCCACCATCATTGGATTTCCAAACGCCGCCCGAGGCCGCAGCAACATAATAGGTCAGTGGGTCTCCAGGGACACCGCACACTCGCGTGGTGCGTCCTCCCGCAGCAGGCCCAATGTTGCGATACTCCAGGCCTTTCAATTCCACAGGCGAACGAGCCTGTCCTAAAACAATTGTTGTTCCAAGAAACAACATCAAGGTTGTCAATGCGTGGTGCTTCATCATTACCTGCCGGGGTATCAGTTGTATGCACGCTATTTTAAGCGCCATCATCTTATTTTGCCTATTTTTCCTATTTATACACGCACCAAGAAGCGAACGAACGGATCTGTTTCTGCAAGGAAGTACGATTTGTCCGATCGTAACGATTAGTTTGGTGCTATTGTGGCGATGAAACTACCATAATTTCATCCACAATAAACATAAATACACTATAACAACGGTCCAGCAGGAAATTCGTTTGCAAGAAACTGGAGAAATGTTTAACAAAATTGTTGGAGGTTTTCTAAGTTCTGTGAAAATAAGAAGTTAGAACGATTGGAAATGCCGGCTACGTGCCCAGCTTATTTGGGCATTTGAAACGAGGCGGGCATAATTTCGGGTTCTTTGCCACGGTGCCCGGTAATTTGCTGATAGCGATGATCAAAGCACATATCGATAACAAGTTGGTTATTTGATCTTTTGACCACTGCATACCACGAACTGGCTTTTTTATGATCGCCAATCAACGTGTCGTATTGTGCGTCAAATTGAAATACCCAGCTATCTGGCCCCGCCTTTACTCCCGGTGGGGTCTGATTCGTTTCCTGCACATTCTGCAGTGTTACGTTGCTCCAACCTGATTGTTCGAAATGAGAACTGAGACTGGAAGCCACCTGCTCGGTCGTGGGTTTGGCATTAACTGCATCTTCTTTGGAAATAGACACTTCCGGCGAATCACTGCATCCTGCCAGCAGAACGAGACAACCCACCAACATGACGCACTTTTTCATGGCTCCATCCCTGAAAGACGCAATCTGATTTTGCTACCCACCTCTAGTAATCGGGATGCGCCAATCTGTCAAGATGGGTTATTCCGGGTTCAGAAGCTGCAGTGGGAGGTGCACGAGGTCAAGCAACCTGGTAAGGTGCGGTTGGAATATCAGTAGCGACTTCACTGACCAACTGACTGATCAGTTTGCCAGTAGCTGGAGCCATCGACAGCCCCAACATGTTGTGGCCTGCGGCCAGATAGACATTCTCCAGCTTTGGCAGCCTGCAAATCATTGGCCTGCTGGTGGGGGTCATCGGACGCCAGCCATACCACTGTTCGGTTTCTGGAACTGCCACTGGTTCACGCAGGTAATGTGCGGCGGAGTTCTTCAAAAACTGAATGCGTTTCGGTGCGATTGATTCATCATAGCCCACGAATTCCATCATGGAGCCAATACGGTAGCCACTGGCAAATGGTGTCACCGCCACATGATGCTCTTCGAAGATCATCGGAATCGCTGGGCAGATCGAAGGTCGAGCCATCGTTACAGAATAGCCTTTCCCTGGTTGGATCGGAATCTGAGTTCGCAACAACTTCGCCAGTTGTGGGGTCCAGGCGCCGGTCGCAATCACCACCGCATCGGCGGTAATTTCACCCTGCGGAGTATTAATCAGATGTACTTTGCTGCCATGTGTCTGCCATTGTTCCAGTGGGGTATTTTCAACGATCTTAACCCCACGTGCCTGCAGACTGCTTTGCCAGGCGGACAATAGTCGATCTGGCCGCATGTGGGCATCACCTGCATAATGCCAGCCGCCCGCACTGCCAGGTTTTAAGGAAGGCTCTAGCACGGTTAATTGCTCTCCTGCGTAAGGCGTGGCGGACACACCGAACTCGCGAGTCAGCAATTCGTTGGTTTCTGCATAGTGTTCCATCGCCTTCTGGGATGCGAAAACGAACAACAGGCCGCGCGTTTGCCAGTCGCTGGCTTGACCCAGGTCATTCATTAATTCGGTGTAGAGCGTGCGAGACCACTGCAACAACGGATTGATTGCCTTTGCGGATTCCATCATATCCCGCTGGTTGCACCTTCTGGCAAAGCGAAACATCCATTTCCAGAACTGCCAATTGAGCCTGAATTTGATTCGAAAAGCGGAATCGCGTTGCAAAGCCATTTTCATGGTGCGCTGGATGGCACCTGGCATCGCCAGTGGCAACACATGGCTGGGGCAGACATAACCACAGTTGGCATATGAGCAGGCCCGGCCAAACTGGCCTTTTTCCAGAATGGTAACACGGTGACCACTCTCTACCAGATAATGGGCACAAGCGGTGCCGATGATCCCACTGCCAACAACGACAACATTTTTACTCATACAGTGAAGCCATATCCCAGAGGATCATTGGATGAAATCATCAAGTAACTATGGGCAGTGATGTGGGCTCTCCCACGGATGGTGGGGATCAGTTGATTATCACGCAGAGTGACTTCACCTTCAAAAACACTGCCGATGATACTTTCCTGCCGCCAGATCATCCCGGGTTTCAGTTTGCCATCGGCATACAGACATGCCAGTTTGGCACTGGTTCCTGTACCACAAGGAGAACGATCAAATAC is part of the Zavarzinella sp. genome and harbors:
- a CDS encoding FAD-dependent oxidoreductase, which produces MSKNVVVVGSGIIGTACAHYLVESGHRVTILEKGQFGRACSYANCGYVCPSHVLPLAMPGAIQRTMKMALQRDSAFRIKFRLNWQFWKWMFRFARRCNQRDMMESAKAINPLLQWSRTLYTELMNDLGQASDWQTRGLLFVFASQKAMEHYAETNELLTREFGVSATPYAGEQLTVLEPSLKPGSAGGWHYAGDAHMRPDRLLSAWQSSLQARGVKIVENTPLEQWQTHGSKVHLINTPQGEITADAVVIATGAWTPQLAKLLRTQIPIQPGKGYSVTMARPSICPAIPMIFEEHHVAVTPFASGYRIGSMMEFVGYDESIAPKRIQFLKNSAAHYLREPVAVPETEQWYGWRPMTPTSRPMICRLPKLENVYLAAGHNMLGLSMAPATGKLISQLVSEVATDIPTAPYQVA